Proteins from a genomic interval of Mycoplasmopsis columboralis:
- a CDS encoding type Z 30S ribosomal protein S14, which translates to MARKALIEKAKRHPKFSTRAYTRCELCGRPHAVLRKYKICRICFRNLAHEGKIPGIKKASW; encoded by the coding sequence ATGGCAAGAAAAGCACTTATTGAAAAAGCTAAACGTCACCCTAAATTCTCAACTCGTGCATACACACGTTGTGAGTTATGTGGACGTCCACATGCGGTTTTAAGAAAATATAAAATATGTCGTATCTGTTTTAGAAACCTTGCACACGAAGGTAAAATTCCAGGTATCAAGAAAGCGAGCTGATAA
- the rpsH gene encoding 30S ribosomal protein S8: protein MFITDPISDLIVRIKNANARKHKTVEIPFSNKKEAIVKLIQEEGYVSSYSVEGEGINKKLVVALKYKGSQSAIIGIKRVSKPGLKVYVKSSEIPTILSGYGTVIISTSKGLMTGKEAKKENVGGEVVAYIW, encoded by the coding sequence ATGTTTATTACAGATCCTATTTCAGATTTAATTGTTCGTATTAAAAATGCGAATGCAAGAAAACACAAAACCGTAGAAATTCCTTTCTCAAATAAAAAAGAAGCAATCGTTAAATTAATTCAAGAAGAAGGTTATGTTTCATCTTATTCAGTTGAAGGTGAAGGAATCAACAAAAAACTTGTTGTTGCTCTTAAATACAAAGGTTCACAATCAGCAATTATCGGAATTAAAAGAGTTTCAAAACCTGGGCTTAAGGTTTATGTAAAATCTTCAGAAATTCCTACCATTTTATCAGGATACGGAACAGTTATTATTTCAACTTCAAAAGGATTAATGACTGGTAAAGAAGCTAAGAAAGAAAATGTTGGTGGCGAAGTCGTTGCCTACATTTGATAG
- the rplF gene encoding 50S ribosomal protein L6: MSRVGNRILTIPAGTTVTVEGTKVTVSGKLGTLSREFSSKIAVSVEDGKVTTVRANEEKTTKQLHGTTNAHIANMITGVSQGFKKELEIKGVGYKAVLKGSELVISAGYSHDVTLAVPSDVTVTLAKPTEVAISGIDKQSVGSFAAIVRAVRKPSVYSGKGISYKGEKLRRKEGKTSSK, encoded by the coding sequence ATGTCACGTGTTGGAAATCGTATTTTAACAATTCCTGCTGGAACTACTGTTACCGTTGAAGGAACCAAAGTTACTGTTTCAGGTAAATTAGGAACTCTTTCAAGAGAATTTAGTTCAAAAATCGCCGTGTCTGTAGAAGATGGGAAAGTAACCACAGTTAGAGCAAACGAAGAAAAAACAACTAAACAATTACACGGAACAACTAACGCTCATATTGCAAATATGATCACAGGTGTTTCACAAGGTTTCAAAAAAGAATTAGAAATTAAAGGGGTTGGGTACAAAGCTGTTTTAAAAGGAAGCGAATTAGTAATTTCAGCTGGATACAGTCACGATGTTACTTTAGCTGTTCCTTCAGATGTTACCGTTACATTAGCTAAACCTACTGAAGTGGCAATTTCAGGAATTGACAAACAAAGTGTTGGTTCATTTGCTGCTATTGTTAGAGCTGTGAGAAAACCAAGTGTTTACTCAGGTAAAGGTATTTCATACAAAGGCGAAAAACTTAGACGTAAAGAAGGGAAAACATCTTCTAAATAA
- the rplN gene encoding 50S ribosomal protein L14 has protein sequence MLLELSKANVADNSGAKEIGVIRVLGGSKKKVAKIGDVVVCSVKKAIPNGGVKQGQVVKAVIVRSRYGISRENGSYIRFDDNAVVLLKEDGTPRGTRVFGPVAREIREKYPKIVSLAPEVL, from the coding sequence ATGTTATTGGAACTTTCAAAAGCAAACGTTGCTGATAACTCAGGAGCCAAAGAAATCGGTGTTATCCGTGTTTTAGGTGGTTCAAAGAAAAAAGTGGCAAAAATTGGTGATGTAGTAGTATGTTCAGTTAAAAAAGCAATTCCAAATGGTGGAGTTAAACAAGGTCAAGTTGTAAAGGCAGTTATTGTTCGTTCACGTTATGGTATTTCAAGAGAAAACGGATCATACATTCGTTTTGACGATAACGCTGTAGTACTTTTAAAAGAAGATGGAACACCAAGAGGAACACGTGTTTTCGGGCCAGTTGCTCGTGAAATTCGTGAAAAATATCCTAAAATCGTTTCTCTTGCACCTGAAGTTTTATAA
- the rplX gene encoding 50S ribosomal protein L24, producing MKVKFKKNDEVIVIAGKEKGKTGTILRVLHDKNAVIVKDLNIVTKHNKPSQQNQDGTITTKEAPIHASNVAYLVKKETKDKPAEYSKLGYKVDKNGKKVRVVRKTKKEI from the coding sequence ATGAAAGTAAAATTCAAGAAAAATGATGAAGTTATTGTAATTGCAGGTAAAGAAAAAGGAAAAACAGGAACCATCTTAAGAGTACTTCATGACAAAAACGCAGTTATTGTTAAAGACTTAAATATCGTAACCAAACACAACAAACCTTCACAACAAAACCAAGATGGTACTATCACAACTAAAGAAGCTCCAATTCACGCTTCAAACGTAGCATATCTTGTTAAAAAAGAAACAAAAGATAAACCAGCAGAATATTCAAAACTTGGATACAAAGTTGACAAAAACGGTAAAAAAGTAAGAGTAGTAAGAAAAACTAAGAAGGAAATTTAA
- the rplR gene encoding 50S ribosomal protein L18: MAKLSRNDARKVKHVRIRQSVSGTAQKPRLSVFKSHQNFYAQLIDDSKGVTLASVSTLKDSTYGGNVKAAAELGAKMGDAIVALGVKELVFDRSGYIYHGRVKAFADAVREKGVKF, translated from the coding sequence ATGGCAAAATTATCAAGAAATGATGCTAGAAAAGTTAAACACGTTCGTATTCGTCAAAGTGTTAGCGGTACAGCACAAAAACCTCGTTTAAGCGTATTTAAGTCACACCAAAACTTTTACGCTCAACTTATTGATGATTCAAAAGGAGTTACACTTGCTAGTGTTTCAACACTTAAAGATTCAACATACGGTGGTAATGTAAAAGCTGCCGCAGAACTTGGAGCTAAAATGGGAGATGCAATTGTTGCTCTTGGAGTAAAAGAACTTGTATTTGATCGTTCAGGTTACATTTACCACGGAAGAGTAAAAGCTTTTGCTGATGCTGT
- the rplE gene encoding 50S ribosomal protein L5: MLKNVYLEKAVPALKEKFNYSSSMQVPRIEKVVLNMTAGKEVSNSKAIEEVLNELTLIAGQKPFQTRAKKSNASWKLREGMPMGGKVTLRRDRMWEFLDKLINVAMPRIRDFRGANPKAFDGRGTFALGIKEEIIFPEIEFDKIRRIKGLDVIVVTTAKTDKEAKALLELIGVPFEKKGDK, from the coding sequence ATGTTAAAGAATGTTTATTTAGAAAAAGCAGTTCCTGCACTTAAAGAAAAATTTAATTACTCTTCATCAATGCAAGTTCCAAGAATTGAAAAAGTCGTTCTTAACATGACAGCCGGAAAAGAAGTTTCAAACTCAAAAGCAATTGAAGAAGTTTTAAATGAACTTACATTAATTGCAGGTCAAAAGCCATTTCAAACTAGAGCTAAGAAATCAAACGCTTCATGAAAACTTCGTGAAGGAATGCCTATGGGAGGTAAAGTAACTCTTCGTAGAGACAGAATGTGAGAATTCTTAGACAAACTTATTAATGTAGCAATGCCACGTATTCGTGATTTCCGTGGTGCTAATCCTAAAGCATTTGATGGAAGAGGAACATTTGCTCTTGGTATTAAAGAGGAAATTATCTTCCCAGAAATTGAATTTGACAAAATTCGTCGTATTAAAGGACTTGATGTCATTGTTGTAACAACCGCAAAAACTGATAAAGAAGCTAAAGCCTTACTTGAATTAATTGGTGTTCCATTTGAGAAAAAAGGAGATAAATAA